CAGGGCGAGACGATGGGCGCCGGCCGCGTCAAACTGACCACCAAGTTCGGCGCCAACGCGATCACCTACTCGGCCGTTTTCCTCGGCATCCTGATCTTCGCCAACATCCTGGGCAGCGGCCACGTGAAAAAAATCGATCTGACCTCGGCGAAGGTCAACACCCTCTCCGACCAGACCAAGACCGTGCTGCAAAACCTGCCCGCCGGAACCGAACTGACGATGGTCGGCTTCTTTAAAACCGGCGAGGCCCGCAACTTCGAACAACTGGCCGGAAAATACAAAGACCTCGACCAACGGGTCACCTACCGCTCGATCGACCCCGACCTGTACCCCGAGGAAGTGAAGCGCTACGCGGTTTCCGAACGCGGCGCCATCGCCGTCTCCTGCGACCGGCCCGGCCAGAGCCCCGAGCAGAAGCAGACCGCCGACCGCTGCACCGGCCAGACCAACATCACGATGGATCTGTCCGAGCAGGGCCTGACCACGGCCGTCATCAAGGTGTCGGCGCCGCAGGCCGGCAAGATCTATTTCATCCAAGGCCACGGCGAAGTGCCGCTCGACGGCGCCGAGGAGCGCGGTTACGCCCTGATCCGCAAAGGGATCGAAAACGAGAATATCGTCCTCGAACCGTTGACGATGCTGACCTCGGCGCAGATTCCGCAGGACGCGCGGGCGCTGGTGATCGCCGGCCCGACGAAAAAATTCCAACCCGAGGAAGTCGCGGCGATCGGCAACTACCTGCAAGGCGGCGGCCGCGTACTGGCGATGATCGACCCGCAGACCGAAACCGGCCTGGAGGGCTTGCTCGCCGGTTACGGCATCCAGCCGCAGAACAACATCATCGTCGACCGCCAGGTCCGGATGTACCAGGGTTCGGTGCTCGGCCTGGACCCGATCGTCGTCAACTACGGCCCGCATGAAATCACGAAAAAATTTGGCGAGAACCCGACCCTGTTCCACGAGGCTCGCTCGCTGAAGATCATCACCGAGGGCCGGCTGGACGGCGTCGACACCCAACCGCTGCTCAACACCGGCGAGGAAAGCTGGGGCGAAACGGACTTCGGGTTCTTCGCCAAACAGGGCGTCGACCCGACGTTCGACCCGGCCAAGGATTCCAAAGGGCCGCTGGTGCTCGGCGCGGTCGCCGAGCGGACGTTCGGCGAGGGCGAGGCGAAAAAGACCGCGCGGCTGGCGGTCATCGGCGACAGCGATTTCATCGGCAACAAATACGCGCCGCAGGG
Above is a genomic segment from Myxococcales bacterium containing:
- a CDS encoding GldG family protein, giving the protein MKTSYRIFFWEGLVLVLFAALTLFFVSFETVYELLFPIVFGGIGLAGLVLGLVLYLIDLSKTGEKRQGETMGAGRVKLTTKFGANAITYSAVFLGILIFANILGSGHVKKIDLTSAKVNTLSDQTKTVLQNLPAGTELTMVGFFKTGEARNFEQLAGKYKDLDQRVTYRSIDPDLYPEEVKRYAVSERGAIAVSCDRPGQSPEQKQTADRCTGQTNITMDLSEQGLTTAVIKVSAPQAGKIYFIQGHGEVPLDGAEERGYALIRKGIENENIVLEPLTMLTSAQIPQDARALVIAGPTKKFQPEEVAAIGNYLQGGGRVLAMIDPQTETGLEGLLAGYGIQPQNNIIVDRQVRMYQGSVLGLDPIVVNYGPHEITKKFGENPTLFHEARSLKIITEGRLDGVDTQPLLNTGEESWGETDFGFFAKQGVDPTFDPAKDSKGPLVLGAVAERTFGEGEAKKTARLAVIGDSDFIGNKYAPQGYNADLFFNTLNWLTGQEAYISVRPNSFAPDVFTMTEQDTALLFFASVFLLPQFAAMLGIGVAIRRRR